The following DNA comes from Apus apus isolate bApuApu2 chromosome 24, bApuApu2.pri.cur, whole genome shotgun sequence.
CAGCAGAATCACTGTGATTGAAGGTTTGAAATGAATGTGTCGCCAGCCTTGGCTGACCTGCTGTGCCTCTGATCAAGCACTGGTGTCTCCCTGTCCATCCTGTGGACCTGGTGTGACAGTTTCCACCTGCATCACGTTGTGGTTCCCAATCTGAACCATGCGGGCGTGTTGGATGACGATGGATGTTGGATGTTGGATGCCTCCTGCACCTGGCATCATGTTGTAGTGGCCTGGTGGGAGATGAAGTGGTTGGAAAGGAGGGGGATCCATCTGAGCAGGCCCAGGGTGACCAGCTGGGGGAGATGGGTATGTGGCAAAAGGGACAGCTGAAGGAGGGGGACACCATTGGTGGGGTGGttgctccagcagctgtggctgtgctgctgatgGAGGCTCCTGGGCAGGGGAGCCAAGGTTCAGAGCAGCTAAATTCAGTGTCTGATACCGTTCCTGATACAgctggagtttccttctctgcctcagCTCCCACATGGCTTTCCTCTCATTGATCCTACTGCTGCTAAAGGTCTTCTGCACTTTCCTGGGGAACCCAAGAGAGTTCTCATCCAAGTTCACCAGCCCACCAAGCATGCTGGGGATCTGACTCGGCCCCAACGGGTTCTCCTTGGGTAAAAAAGGGATGACTGAGTTGCGCTTGGATGGATTCTGGATGGAATCCATCAGAACAGTGTTTGTCTGGAACATACACAGGTCACATGGGAAGTTGTTGGTCAGCAGAAGGATAATGAAAGCAGAGTTTTCCATAGCATCCTGAAAGGAAGTCATATGGCTTTGTCCAGCAATGAAGAAGTCCTCACAGAGTGTGGCACCATTGGGAACCCCCATGTTCTCCAGCAGGTTCTTGACCCGCTGGGCAACGATCTCATCTTCACTGGCGTGCAGaacaacaaaactgaagaaCTTTTTCTCTCCACCATCTGGCTCTGATGTGGGCACTGGTTCTCTagtttggagaggaggaggccAGACTGGAGAGGGGGATGAGTGGAGGGGAGTGGGATGTGATGAGTTGGAAGAAGCTCCATTAAGAGGATGGGGAAGCGTTGAGGAGAAGGAGTaggtgggaagaggaagggagcaGGCCGAAATGGAAGCAGGTGCAGAGTTAGAAGAAATGCCTACAGGAACAttggagtcctccctggataCGTGTGCAGCACCAGTATCCACTGTAGCTCTTGAATCAGGAGGACCTGTAGataactgctttttgtcttgctttgtgtctctgtttccttctggtGCCCGAGGTTCTGCTGCCACCGTACTGGAGACATCACTGCTTTCCACAGGTTggttcccagctcccagcctgggcAGCTGGGTTTTGGGAACAGGGGAAGCTGGATGACACAACCCCACCTGCAGAACTTCCTCAGGTTGGGGGACTTGGGCACCTGCATCCTGCCCAGGATGAGAGTTGGATCTGCTGGCCCAGCTGGTTTCCTGCAGGCCATGGCTCTGCCTGTCCTCATCAGGTCCAGCACCACCCGTGCTTCTTTGGCAAAGCTGGCTGGGCTTGGGGTCACGCTGCTGGGAAGAAGGTTGGGTGAGAAAAGGACACGTTGGCGAGGCACTGATCTCAAAGCAACTGGGGATAGAGGGACTCCCCAAGGAGCACAAGGTCCGTGGGCCTGTAGGGTTGGAGCTGCCTCCAATCTGCACTGGAGAACTTCTCACCACGTAGTTTGGGCTGGGCATCTGGTGAAGCCCTATGTCCACATCAGATCTCAGTGTCTGGAATTTTTCATCTGAGTCCTTGCTGGTAGCAGAGTCATGTTCTTCCTGGTCCTCAACTGGGACACTGTTGAGTGTGTCCCCCCAAGTTTCCCTGGTGGGGTGACAGGCTGTGGTGGCTTCCCCCAGAGCGTCCTCACTGTGCAGCTCTTCTTGGAACAACACAGCACGGATGTGGTTCAGAAATGCCACGGCTTCAACTTCCAGCACTCCCACAGTACCCAGTTTGCTCTGGTGAACACACTGGGTTGCCCAGTTATCTTTCAAGGAATCCAAACCAATTCTTGCTTCCACTTCTTGCCCCAGTGTGAGCTGGACCACGACTTGCAGGAActtgctgcagagcccaggTTTCAAGTCCTTCACTTTATCTTCGAGGTGAAGGAGTTTATCCTTGAAGGAAAGGAGTTTATCATGTGGCATCTGGCATAGAACATTAAAAACTTCCTCAAGGCTTGCCTGGAGGTCGTTGCTCTGTGCCATCTCCTCAGCTGGTGGCCCAGATGATGGAGTGAAGCAACATGGGTGGAAAAAGTGTATTATGGCACTGGGAGTGAAGGTTTGTCCTCCTGGGGTGCTGTGATGGTCACACTCCACGTACCACACAAGCAATGGCTCTTTGCTGCTCAGGGGCTCATCAGAACTGAGACCTCTCTATCCTGAAGAACCTGCGAGAAGAAGACGGGACAATGTTCAGAAATAGTGATGTGGGGAGCTCTGGGGGGGGGTCCTGGCAAGGCTTGTGGGGCTCCCAGGTTCCCTCAAGGCTCTCAGGtttttctgcatctgctgcagGTCTGCCAGCCCTCCCCTCGGGTTCCTAGAAtggtggggctggaagggacctttggagatcatctagtccaacctcctgctagagcaggatcacctggagtaggtcacacaggaacatgacCAGGCGGGTTTTGAGCATTTCCATGCACTATCCCAACTCTGTTATCAAGCAAAGACCAAGTTCTGGGCGTTCGTTTCCCATGAATCACAACGGGtttaaaataactgctgaaCTACCAATGTATGTACATAAATCCAAGTGTCTGTCTCCTCCAGGCAGCTGGATCCAGTGGCCTCTCAGGCTCCTTGTGGTGGGCAGTGGAGGAATAAAGCCCACTTAGAGGAAGCCCTTTCAGATTTGCTTGTGCCAGGAGGGTTGATAACCCCCAGGCATCTGTCTGGCTGCCCAGTGGGACTGTGGACGTTAGATCTCCATCCACATCCCACCCCTGAGCCCTGCTAACCCCTCACACTCACCAGAGGCCTCTGACCGGGGTTAAATTTAAACAGCAGAACTTGTGGGGAGTGCAGGGTGCCCGGCGGGTCCACAGGGGacactgctccccagcaccGACCGAACCTGGTGGAGAAACTTTCCTTATGTGAAGGGAGCGCCCGAGAACGcccccaggcagctctggccTGGGGAAAGTTGCTCATTTCAaattcttcttccctccctcatgAAAATCCTCCAGTCGCCTACTGAATGAGCTCAGGCCGAACCCCAGGAAGTTGCTGGTGCTTCCTGTGAAAACCTGTGATGCAGAGAAACGGCggcgggagggcagggagggcgaGGGCAGGCGCTGCAGCCGGAGCCGAGAcctctgccccttcctcccGCTGACTCACCGCGACGCCCCGCGCCTCTCCCGCCTCCTCCCGCAGCCCTGGGGGCTCCGCTGCCCCCGGGcgggcaggggaagggaaggggccCTCCTACCTCCGGGGGTCCTGCTCCGCGGGACGGCTCGGTGCGGGAGGGCTCGGTGCGGGAGGGCTcggtgcggcggggccggcTCGTCCCGCTGCCCAGGCTGCGCTTCCCGCCGAGCCGGGGTCCAGCGGAGCGATCGGGGCTGCTGTGGGCCCGGGGCTCGTAGGGACCTCCCGGGGCTCGTAGGGACCTCCCGGGGCCGCGGGGACcggccggggccgcggggcctGCTGGCACACGAGGAAGCGGCGGGTGGCGGGGCTgggcggggcagggccggggcggagcggggccaGGGCAGCCCGCAGCGAGCCCGGGGGGTACCCGGGGGTACGAGCACCCCGAGCGGACCGGCCCGGGGGAGCTGCCATCTGCCCCCCCGGGGGAAGGGGCCCAGCGCCGGTGGCGGAAGCCGGCGGAGCATCGGTCCCGGCGCTGCGGGCGGCCGGTGCGCGGGGCTCGGGCTCGGTGCGGGAAGCGACGCTTCCCTCTAGCGAGAGGCTGGTGGCAGTTCCCGTGGGAAGGGTCAGGATCCCGGGAGCGGGGGCAGCAGGAGCGGTGCAGGTGCAGCTGAGCCTCCGCGGCACAGCAGAAGTCTTAGGGACAAAACAGTGAAGATACTTTTCTCCTTAAGACTGAGACAAAACTTCGGAATTGCTAAAAgcttaacttgtttttttcctccaacgGGATCTGGGAAggtgcccagggatgtggtttaAGTGCAGGCTTCTTACCCAGCCAGGCAGAGGGAAGAACATAAATGCTGCAGGTTCAGACAGAGACAGGAGGCAGGTATTTGGGGCACACTTTATTCTGAAGTCTGCTTGTCATCATTCCAGCCTTAGCACAGGGACTGTGCCAGGAAACAAATCATCAAAATAAGTTACATTAGAAATTGgtaaagttgttttgttttattttttcctgggaaaataACCAGCACCTACCTCCCCTGCTTTAATAACAGGATATCCCACCAGCGTGGCAGAGTAACTCCTGGCAAAGGCTGCCTCCTTTGCCAGCTTCTTAATGCTTCAAAAGGTTTCATGCATGGGGTCACAGAAGATCCCTGAAGTTATTTATGTGACTAGGAAAGAGAATCCCACTGCAAATCAGcatgctgaaaagaaaacccCACCTTGCTAAATGTTTCTCTCTAAAATAAAGTGTTTGGCTGGTCCCTAAAGAGAAGTCTCTTGTTGAGGAGCAGCCTCGTGCCCCCAGCTGTTCCCCAGTCTGCTCTGGAAGCACAAGGGGCAGGAAGGAAGTGGTCTTAGTCACACTTTTAAACTTGTAGAAGGAGGGAAACGGTATCAAAGATCAAACACATCATCCTCTCAAGAACCCTGCAGCTTGggtgaattaaaaacaaagccaacattaaaaataagttgaGACCTCTTCTCTCCCACAACTTGTCTCTGCAAGAACTAGCCATTCATGCATACTGACTTAGAAAGCTGAAGTGCAGGTCCCCATCTTGCCTTTCAGGGCAGCAGCATGAGTTAAAAAATAGGAAATCAAGATATAGAATCACCCCAGCTTGGTTATCAAGTCTCCTTGCAAGGGAAGCTCAGCCTGGGACAGGGGGAGAGCAGGGGGCGCTCTTGGTGCAATTAACGGTTGGACACAATTAAAAGATGAAGCTCTGTTCTAGCCAGGGCCAGAAGAGCTGGAGTTGTTCAGAGCTCTTTCTCTGGTGCAGTAGTTGTTAtctcctctgcagccagtgccacctctgtgtctttctctgccttctccttcagcttctctaGCACTTCAAACCATTCCCCTGAGATTCTTTTGGCTGCCTTTGGTTCTTTGGGTGTCTCAGCCACCTCCTTTGATGATGTAGCCTTTTCCAACATGGCTGATTTTGTATCAGTCaccctttctttcttcttctcctttctgccaCCCTGTGACACTTTAGCTATTGCCCTGAAGGGACCCACCAGCCAGTTTGGAGGGGTGTTCTGAGTTACATACTCGAACAGGTCATCTAGGGACCTCCGGGCTTCTGCCACACAGTCCTGGCTCTGGGTCAGGGTGGTGCTGGAGAGGTCCTGAAAAGACATAGCATTGGAAAAAGACCTATGGAGCTTATGGATACTTTGAGTAGCCTGATATACAGCTTCTTGGATGTGGCTGGGGAGGCCTTGGGTGCTGGCTTTCAGGTTCTCGAAGGCAGGTTGGAGGTGCCGGGTGATGATGCGCAGCATGGCTAGAGTCCGTGCCTCTCCCTGCTGGGACAGAGACAGAGCTCAGTTACCAGAGCAGATGAGCTGGGCACCATCCACCAGAGGCCTGACTCAATACACCCTTCTAGGGGTACCTCTCCTTCGCAGGCAGTTTTGACTTGGTTTCCTTTGGGTTGGGTCAGGCTCCAGTCCACCCACAGCCGATGGAGCTTCTCTTGCCCATCCAGAAGCTTCTGGCCAACCTCTTGTTTCACAGATTCAATCTGATGGGGAAAATGACAGGGAGAGCTTGTACTGCAAGCACACACGCTCAGGGAAGCACGAGTGCTTCCCTCCCAGGGAGGGATCCAAGGTGCCAGGCAGCTGGTGCAGGATGGAGAAAGAGCTTGCACCTGGATAGTAGGGCAGGAAGGtgacaggcaggaggaaaaagcagaaagcatgtTTGTACCAGTTCTATGGCCAGCTGCAGTCGTGAGAGAGTGTCCTGGGTGCTTTTCCTGAGGCGCTGCAGTTTGCAGAGGGAGTGCTGGAGGGCTCGGCGCCGCGCTTGGCCAGAGAGGGAGCCCAAGCGCACAAAGtagctcttctgctgcttctgctcctccaCAGAAGCCACGCCAGATCCCTCCACAGCAGTGGCCAGTTTACCTGGAGGAGACAAGAACAGagatgcagctgtgctgcactccccagctgggagtggggggaagaggggaggtcACCCATTGAAAGACACGAAGGCTGGAGCTTGCTGGGTAAGCAGGAGAGGTTTGAAGTTGCTCAGAGGTGGAAGGGAGGCTGGTCCCTGCTCAGCTGTGTTCTTCAGATAAACAGACTTGACAGGTTGATCATGCACCCCTGTGTTTATTTGCCTTGAGGCTGATGGGCAAGTACTTAAACTCTGTCCCATACCATGTGGCAAGTCAGTGTTGACAAAGAGCCATCTTGGTGACACATCAGAGCTACCTGTCTGCTTCAGAAGAGGAGTCTTGCAGTGTCAGGTGCTCTCTGGTCATGTGGGAAAGGAGTTGCATTCACAACTGGCAGCTAAGCACTTTCTCACCTAGTTCCTCCTCTGTCATGGGCAGGTAATGATCCACCAGATCTTCTGACATTCCCAGGACAGATTCTGCTCCACCTGCCACTGCTTGGCTCACTGCTTTGGCTTTGCTTATGCTGTTGGTCACCACTGAATTAGTCTTCTCCACACCCTCCTGGATAGcctccttgctctgctccaaggctgtgtttattttgctgGTTATGGTGCCATAGGCAGCATCCAGAGCTGTGTTGACTGTAGAAGTGACCACTGATTTGGTCTTCTCAACACCATCCTGAACAGCCCCTTTGGTTAGGTCCACTGCCTCAGTCACCTTGTTAGTCACCAGGTCCTTGGCACCCTGGGCAGCTCCTACAGCAGCACTAATTGTAGAAGCAACTGTAGATTTGGTCAGTTCAACACTGTCCTCCACCATGTGCTTTGTCAGGTCCACAGCCTCTGTCACCTTGTTAGTCACCAAGTCCTTggcaccctgggcagcctccaCTGCATTGACAATAGTAGAAGCAACTGCAGACTTGGTCAGTTCCACACTGTCCTCCACCATGTGCTTGCTGAGGTCCACAGCCTGTGTCACCTTGTTAGTCACCAGGTCCTTGGCACCCTGGGCAGCTCCTACAGCAGCACCAATTGTAGAAGCCACTGCAGATTTGGTCATTTCCACACTGTCCTCCACCATGTGCTTGCTGAGGTCCACAGCTTCAGCTACCTTGTTAGTCACCAGGTTCTTGGCACTCTGGgcagactccacagcctctgtcACCTTGTTAGTGACAAGGTTCTTGGCACCCTGAGCAGCCTCCACTGCATTGATAATAGAAGAAGCCACTGCAGACTTGGTCATTTCCACACTGTCCTCTACCATGTGCTTGCTGAGGTCCACAGCTTCAGTTACCTTGTTAGTCACCAGGTTCTTGGCACTCTGGgcagactccacagcctctgtcACCTTGTTAGTGACAAGGTTCTTGGCACCCTGAGCAGCCTCCACAGCATTGATAATAGTAGAAGCAACTGTAGACTTGGTCAGCTCAACACTGTCCTCTACCATGTGTTTAGTCAGGTCCACTGCCTCTGTCACCTTGTTAGTCACCAGGTCCTTggcaccctgggcagcctccaCAGCACTGTTAACAGTGGAGGTGACCATTGACTTAGTCAGCTTGACACTGTCCCCAACAACATTTTTGGTGAGGCCCACTGCTTCAGTCACTTTGTCAGCCATTGCTTCTTTTGCCTCACAGGCAGCATCCATGGCAGACATCACTTTGGTGGAAACCAGCTGCTTGGTGTCTGAGAGGACCTACaacagggacaggcagagagagagattttatttttctgaaacaggTTTTCCCTCCCTGAAGTAGCTTTTCCATCTGACTAGATTGTGTTTGCAGTCTTgtgggagagctggagaagCCAGTACACCTCTCTTTACATAGACATGTTGATTTCCACATGCTGAAGGCCCATCTCCAGCTTCCATCAGCTAGCAGTGTCTCCTCTAGTCTGTGCCAAGGACTGACCTGACAAAGCAGTGCTCCTGaagtttatttcccttttctcttctgtaccCACAACCATCCCATCAAGCAAGATATCAAGCCATGGCTTCTCCAGGAAAAGCCTTTACCTTGTCTGCTGGTTGTTGAAGAAAAGGCAAGTTCTCCTCCAGTTGATCCAGCCCTTTACAGGCATATTCATTTACAAGTGCAACTAGAAAAGACAAGTACCAGTTTATTCTTCTATTTGGAGAGGAGGTTTTTGACCCTACAATGGCCAATTCAGGACAAACTCATGAAGGAaagcctacagaaaaaaaatccctattctgggtggggggggtggggggggtggtgtCCTGTTAAATCAGGAACAAACCCTCCAGTCTGGCAGGTTCCATAGTCTCTATTTTgtcttcccagctcccagctggtgGCAGCACATTGCTCCAACTGGAGCATTATACTTGCCCCTGGTGGGTGGGACAGTGAAAGGGTTGGGAAATATTGGGAGGAGGCAGAGTGACATATATCCAAGATGGACACTGTTGCTACCTGTTGGGATGCTCATAACCTGGAGTGAGAGAGATACAGCAGGGAGGTTTTGCTTAGTGGCTCAAAGAAAGCACAAGACAGGCCAGACTTTGGTTCTGCTTGGGACAGCTTCATGTTCATGAAATTCAGGGAGTTCActgggcagctgggagcagctgagcagaggacTCAGAGCTACAATGAACTACAAAAATGTGCTGTAGGGGATGGAGATCACCCAACAGGCACAGGAAACCCCCCTCTCCACCTGTTCCTCCATGTAGGAAAGGTCCCTCCAGCCTCTTCACTTACTTTGTGGCTCAAGTTGGTTCAGGATGGGCTGTGCCCCACCAACCACACTGCCAACTGCCACAGCAGCCACAGTCTCAGCCACGTTGCAGACACCACTGAGGCAAGGATGGGTCTCCTTGGTGTAGTTGTAGGCAGATGAAACCAGGTTGAAAGCAGAGTTTAGCAAGGGGAAGCTGGTGACCCGATCAACAGCACTCTGAAACTCAAGAGAAATGTGACACTGGAGACCCAGTCTGGTCTGGTGAGTCAGGACAAGCTGTGAGTGTATCCAGAAAGGTCCTAAGGGAACACCCAGTCCATCTCCtcacccttaaccctagagtTGAAGGGGGTCATCCAAAGACCACTAGCAAGTCAGCAACAACCAGGGTTAAAAGTCTGAGCTCTGGACTCCTGAATCCCAAGTCACACTGGGTTTCAGCACAATGCCCAGATGGGAGGTTGGACCTGGAACAGCTCATGTTTCAGAATTACTGGCATTACTTGAGCCAGCCCTGAAGTCTTCTCTTGAGCAAAAAGAGTTTGAGTTTAGATTTATCCGCAGCTTCATACAGTGAATCTTTCTGGTACCCCCAGCCTGGTTCTGAGCTGCAGACCCCAGGTGTTACCAGTGTGTCTGTGAGCAGGTAGTTTAATGGTTGCATGGTAAAGTACCAGCTGCCCTGGCACCTACCGcttgctgctgttcctcagcCTTCAGCAGGTCTTTCTTTGTGGTCTTTTCTGATGCCATCCTGGACTGAGTtgcagctgaaaggaaaaacaagagtACAACAGCATGAGTACAACTCAGTTCTCTCTGGTGAATGAAAGTCTTAGCAAAACTGGTGAAGAGCAGAGGGCAACGTTGGGATCTACCAGTCAGCATGTCCAAGGAACATCAGTGTGGCATCACTAGTCTTTCATGTAAGGATGTGAAGATACTTGAGAGGTTCCATGATTTAGGATGTGCAAACATTTATGTCGGACAAGGACTGTTCCCAGGCACCTCCCTTAATCCCCAAACAGCCTTAAACAAAATAACCATCCTACTTATTTTACTGCTGATAACATTTGATGGGCTTGAAAGTTGCAAGTCAGAAGGGGGTGAGaaccttcttctctctcttgccTTTTCTCTGCTAGAGACACTTCTGGTTCAGCTTCCCACTGCACAGGCTCTTTGCTGGCCAAGGACTGGAACACTTGAAGGAAAGATGCACCctgtggagctggggctgaTGGTGGGAATCACTGAATGTTGTCTTGATTGATCATGACAAATTACTGTCCTTCTAACGAGCCCTGCTGcaatgcagctgcagcagggcttgtTAGAATTACTTATGCAGCAGTATAAGTAgctttttagttttcattttcagaatgtGAGAAGCTGAAACAGTTGAATAATGgagtttaaaaccagaaatactgatttggaaaaaaaaaaaatgaacttgcTTAGTACCCTTTAAGGGGCCAAAGCCCTGAGATTTCCACTACTTCATCTGAAGTGCAGATGGTTCTTGCAGTGGCTTAACCTGGTTTCCATTTTGGGGGCAAAAAAGGGAAGAGCCAGACAGGACTTCAGCTCCCCTCCA
Coding sequences within:
- the TICAM1 gene encoding TIR domain-containing adapter molecule 1 → MAQSNDLQASLEEVFNVLCQMPHDKLLSFKDKLLHLEDKVKDLKPGLCSKFLQVVVQLTLGQEVEARIGLDSLKDNWATQCVHQSKLGTVGVLEVEAVAFLNHIRAVLFQEELHSEDALGEATTACHPTRETWGDTLNSVPVEDQEEHDSATSKDSDEKFQTLRSDVDIGLHQMPSPNYVVRSSPVQIGGSSNPTGPRTLCSLGSPSIPSCFEISASPTCPFLTQPSSQQRDPKPSQLCQRSTGGAGPDEDRQSHGLQETSWASRSNSHPGQDAGAQVPQPEEVLQVGLCHPASPVPKTQLPRLGAGNQPVESSDVSSTVAAEPRAPEGNRDTKQDKKQLSTGPPDSRATVDTGAAHVSREDSNVPVGISSNSAPASISACSLPLPTYSFSSTLPHPLNGASSNSSHPTPLHSSPSPVWPPPLQTREPVPTSEPDGGEKKFFSFVVLHASEDEIVAQRVKNLLENMGVPNGATLCEDFFIAGQSHMTSFQDAMENSAFIILLLTNNFPCDLCMFQTNTVLMDSIQNPSKRNSVIPFLPKENPLGPSQIPSMLGGLVNLDENSLGFPRKVQKTFSSSRINERKAMWELRQRRKLQLYQERYQTLNLAALNLGSPAQEPPSAAQPQLLEQPPHQWCPPPSAVPFATYPSPPAGHPGPAQMDPPPFQPLHLPPGHYNMMPGAGGIQHPTSIVIQHARMVQIGNHNVMQVETVTPGPQDGQGDTSA
- the LOC127394162 gene encoding perilipin-3-like, whose amino-acid sequence is MTQKELISMSLTRAATQSRMASEKTTKKDLLKAEEQQQASAVDRVTSFPLLNSAFNLVSSAYNYTKETHPCLSGVCNVAETVAAVAVGSVVGGAQPILNQLEPQIALVNEYACKGLDQLEENLPFLQQPADKVLSDTKQLVSTKVMSAMDAASAQGAKDLVTNKVTEAVDLTKGAVQDGVEKTKSVVTSTTNSVVTNSISKAKAVSQAVAGGAESVLGMSEDLVDHYLPMTEEELGKLATAVEGSGVASVEEQKQQKSYFVRLGSLSGQARRRALQHSLCKLQRLRKSTQDTLSRLQLAIELIESVKQEVGQKLLDGQEKLHRLWVDWSLTQPKGNQVKTACEGEGEARTLAMLRIITRHLQPAFENLKASTQGLPSHIQEAVYQATQSIHKLHRSFSNAMSFQDLSSTTLTQSQDCVAEARRSLDDLFEYVTQNTPPNWLVGPFRAIAKVSQGGRKEKKKERVTDTKSAMLEKATSSKEVAETPKEPKAAKRISGECIKKLAKEAAFARSYSATLVGYPVIKAGEAQLHLHRSCCPRSRDPDPSHGNCHQPLARGKRRFPHRARAPRTGRPQRRDRCSAGFRHRRWAPSPGGADGSSPGPVRSGCSYPRVPPGLAAGCPGPAPPRPCPAQPRHPPLPRVPAGPAAPAGPRGPGRSLRAPGGPYEPRAHSSPDRSAGPRLGGKRSLGSGTSRPRRTEPSRTEPSRTEPSRGAGPPEVLQDREVSVLMSP